The following proteins are encoded in a genomic region of Oncorhynchus keta strain PuntledgeMale-10-30-2019 chromosome 6, Oket_V2, whole genome shotgun sequence:
- the LOC118385422 gene encoding nucleoplasmin-like has translation MHKQEKPLSMLWGCELGESKMEETFKTDDTNYQHQLVLRTMCLGAGAKAEFNIVELLTGEPDNGKGITVATLHASGMPMVNLSGLELHPPVTFRLKSGAGPVYICGEHIALEDDFSGIESGDEEMEDEEEDIEESPVKPKKALAKSGDAAGKKKKPEAADEPVSDDENPPQKGKGRGKGRGK, from the exons ATGCACAAACAGGAAAAACCACTGTCGATGTTATGGG GTTGTGAACTCGGTGAGTCAAAGATGGAGGAAACGTtcaaaacggatgacacaaactaCCAACATCAACTCGTCCTGAGAACG ATGTGTCTGGGCGCAGGCGCCAAAGCAGAGTTCAACATTGTGGAGTTGCTTACTGGAGAACCGGATAACGGTAAAGGTATAACTGTGGCGACCCTGCATGCCAGCGGCATGCCCATG GTCAATCTCTCTGGGCTTGAACTCCACCCTCCTGTCACCTTCAGGCTGAAGAGTGGTGCTGGCCCTGTGTACATCTGTGGGGAACACATTGCCC TGGAGGATGACTTCTCAGGCATCGAGAGTGgtgatgaggagatggaggatgaggaggaagacaTTGAGGAGTCTCCTGTGAAGCCGAAGAAAGCACTAGCCAAGAGCGGAGACGCTGCAGGCAAG AAAAAGAAGCCAGAGGCGGCAGATGA acctgtGTCAGACGACGAGAACCCTCCCCAAAAG ggaaaggggagaggaaaagGCAGGGGAAAGTAA